The Daucus carota subsp. sativus chromosome 7, DH1 v3.0, whole genome shotgun sequence genome window below encodes:
- the LOC108196854 gene encoding protein ZINC INDUCED FACILITATOR-LIKE 1 isoform X1, with protein MASEDVKEVLLGKEYFEGCPGCQVDKRKALQRGVPYKELSIIWIVLLASALPISSLFPFLYFMVRDFNITKEEENISYYAGYVGSAYMLGRVFTSVFWGWVADRYGRKVVIIFGTFVVVVTNTLFGLSINFWMAIATRFLLGSLNGVLGPIKAYASELVRDEYQATALSTVSTAWGTGLIIGPAIGGFLAQPADKFPAIFSQESIFGRFPYFLPCLAISLLALVIGIACFWLPETLHMPELHKVSCPDSLENLECAHGSEEKEGTGRKRKTDSSGSLLMNWPLMSSIMVYCVFSLHDMAYTEIFSLWAVSPRKLGGLNYSTDGVGEILSFTGFGLLVFQLFIFPPLERRFGFLTLARVSGFACIPLLTSYSYIALLSGVTLALLITCASVLKNVLSLCIVTGMFILQNRAVDQHQRGAANGIAMTAMSFFKAIGPAGGGALLSWAQVRQDAAFLPGTQLVFFILNVIEAIGIAMLFKPFLALREP; from the exons CTCTGCCGATATCATCTCTTTTCCCATTCCTTTATTTTATG GTAAGGGACTTCAATATCACAAAAGAAGAAGAGAATATAAGTTACTATGCAGGTTACGTAG GGTCAGCATACATGCTCGGAAGGGTTTTCACATCTGTCTTCTGGGGCTGGGTGGCTGACAGATATGGTCGGAAAGTTGTTATTATTTTTGGCACTTTCGTAGT AGTTGTAACAAACACTCTTTTTGGACTAAGTATAAATTTTTGGATGGCAATTGCTACAAGGTTTCTTCTTGGAAGCTTAAACGGTGTACTTGGACCAATAAAG GCATATGCGTCAGAGTTGGTCCGGGATGAATACCAGGCTACAGCACTATCAACT GTTAGTACAGCATGGGGAACTGGATTGATAATTGGCCCTGCTATTGGAGGTTTCTTAGCCCAG CCTGCAGACAAGTTTCCAGCTATATTTTCTCAAGAATCAATATTTGGGAG ATTCCCATACTTCTTGCCCTGCCTTGCTATTTCGCTTTTGGCACTAGTCATTGGTATTGCCTGCTTTTGGCTTCCG GAGACACTTCACATGCCAGAGTTACACAAGGTATCATGTCCTGACTCTTTGGAAAATTTAGAATGTGCGCATGGATCTGAGGAAAAGGAGGGTACGGGCcgaaaaagaaaaacagatTCTAGTGGAAGCCTATTAATGAACTGGCCGTTGATGTCATCAATCATGGTCTATTGTGTTTTCTCACTACATGATATGGCTTACACAGAG ATATTCTCATTATGGGCAGTGAGCCCTAGGAAGTTAGGGGGTTTGAATTATTCAACTGATGGTGTTGGTGAAATTTTGTCATTTACAG GGTTTGGACTTTTAGTCTTTCAGCTTTTCATATTTCCACCACTGGAGAGGAGATTCGGTTTCCTTACGCTAGCTCGTGTTTCAGGA TTCGCCTGCATTCCTCTTTTGACTAGTTATTCATATATAGCCTTGCTATCAGGGGTCACTCTTGCATTGTTGATAACATGTGCCTCTGTGCTGAAGAATGTACTATCT CTGTGCATCGTTACCGGCATGTTCATACTGCAAAACAGGGCTGTG GATCAACACCAAAGAGGTGCTGCTAATGGCATTGCCATGACTGCTATGTCATTTTTCAAAGCAATTGGTCCAGCAGGTGGAGGGGCACT TCTTTCATGGGCTCAAGTCCGCCAAGATGCCGCCTTTCTGCCTG GTACTCAGCTTGTTTTCTTTATCTTGAATGTCATCGAAGCAATCGGAATTGCAATGTTGTTCAAGCCATTTTTAGCTCTAAGAGAACCTTGA